From Pseudomonas hormoni:
CGCTGGACGCCAAGTCCCACCTGAAATTCTCCGGCCTGAACCTCGATGTCGCGGCCAACGCCCAGGCTCAGAAAGTCAAAGCCAACGGCTACATGGACAGCTTCACACTGACCACCGTGGCTGAAGACCAGACACCGGTAAAAGTCGAATTGAGCGGCCTGACCCTGGCCAGCAACCTGGTGAAAAGTACCTACGGCTACTACACCGGCGAGAACACCGTCGAGCTGACCGACAGCAAAACCACGTTCGGCGCGCAACAGTCGGTGTTGGGCATCAAGAAATTCGAAATGAAGAACCAGACCGAGGAGTCGGGCACCAGCGCTTCCGGGCGTGCCGATTACAAGATCGGTGAAGTGTCGTTGAACGGTAAATCGGTGGGTTCTGCACAGATGGCCATGAGCCTGAAGAATCTCGACATTCCGGCGACGATGTCGTTGATGCAGATCTACCAGACCAAACTGCAACCCTACGAAAAAGCCGCTGCCGAAGCGGCTGCCGCTGGCGAGCCGGCACCCGAGCTGGTCTTGACCCCGGCCGAAGAGGCCCAGGTGAAAGCTGGTCTGGAGAAACTGCTGGCGGCCGGTCCGCAGGTCGCTCTGGAGAACCTGTCGTTCACCACCGCTAACGGTGAAAGTCGCGCCAATCTGGTGCTCGACCTGACCAAACCACAATCCATGGACCTGCCACCGGATCAACTGACCCAACAGCTGATCGCCCTGCTGGACGTCAATATCCAGGTATCCAAGCCGATGCTGGTTGATTTGCTCAGTGTCCAAGGGCAAATCGACGGTCAGACCGACGCCAAGGTCATAGCCGATCAGGCCAAGGCCACTGCCGACATGTTCGGTGCCATGGCGGTCGGCACGCAGTTCGCCAAACTGGACGGCAACAACATCATCACCAAGCTGCATTACGCCAACAAGCAAGTGGAATTCAACGGCCAGAAAATGACCGTCGAAGAGTTTGTCGGCTTTGTGATGAGCAAGCTCGGTAGTGCTGGCGTCGTCCAGTAACGCCTAAACGTCCCGAATCAGCCGCCACGCCTCGTCAACAGGCAGCGGCTGTTTCATTCGCTCGGCCAGCATCGCCATTGCCCGCTCTTCATCGCAGGCGATGGCGGCGGTCACCACGCCGTTCTTGCCGAACAGGCCGATAAAGGGTGGGTGGTACGGATCGCCCTTGAACTCGACCTCGTCCCCCGTTTCGGCGTGACCGAGGTAGTCGTAGTTTTTGCCGAAGTGCCAGGTCCAGAAGTACGGCACATCCAGGTAATGCTCGTCGCCGCCCAGCATATTCGCCGCCGCAATCCGTGCATGCTGTTGTGCCAGGCGCCAATGCTCGATCCGTTGCGGCTGGCCGTTGAGCGGGAAGGTCGCGATATCACCGGCCGCCCATAGTCCTTCGGTCACGCCCATGCCGCCGTCGACTTTCAGGGAATGATCGTTTTCCATGGGCAGATCTTTAAACGGTCCGGTTGCCGGGCTGACGCCAATGCCGACTAAAACCAAATCCGCCGGCAGACGCTGACCGTTCTTCAGTTTCACCGCTTCAACCTTGTCTGTGCCCTCAATCTGCGCGGCTTCGCTGTCGGTGAGGAACACCACGCCGTGGGCCACATGGCGGGCAAGAATCGCTTTGCCGACCGTTTCGCCAAACTGTTTGGCGAAGGGCACCTCGTGGCGGGCCAGGACGGTGACGTCCAGGCCGTATTCGCGTAGCGCGGATGCGGATTCCATCGCAATAAAGCTGTCGCCAATGATCACTGCACGCTGGCCGGGTTGGGCGGCGGCCAGGATTTTTTGTGCCTGGTCTTTCGAGCGCAGCAAGAACACTTGCGGCAGGTCGGCGCCAGGTAAATCGAGCGATTTGGGTGTGCCGCCCGTGGCGATCAGCGCGGCGTCATAGCTCAATGTCTGGCCATCCTTGAGCTGCACGGTCCGGGCGTTGGCATCGAGGCTCGCCACTTCACCGTTTATGCGATCGATGCGCTGCTCGCGATAAAAGCTGTCATCACGCAGCGGTGGGACTTCCTCTGGCGGCATCTCCCCGGCGATCACGAATTTGCTCAACACGGTGCGGTCGTAACCGGCCTCAGGTTCGCGGTCGATCAGCAGCACGCGGCCGCCGAAACCCTTTTCGCGTAACGCCGCCGCACCCGCCGTGCCTGCGGCGCCGGCGCCGATAATCACAAACGTACGTTCATCATCGGCCGGCGGGGTATGAGCATCCGGAAGCGGGTTTTCGTCGACCCAGACTTCGTCATCGCGCATTTCCAGAGGGTAGCGCTTGAGACTGTCCAGCGACGGCGGTTCACACAACGCACCGTCCTCGACCCGGTACGCTGCCTTGTGCCACGGGCAAATCAGGCGTCCGTGACACAGCGCACCCTCGGCCAGCGGCGCCCCGGCGTGCGGGCATTCGCCCTGATAGGCGCGTAGTTGATCGCCGACCCGCAGCAAGACGATTTTGGTGTCCCCAATCCGGACTTCCAGGCCACGGTTATCGGGAACATCGGCAAAACGGGCAACGCGGTGCAGTGCCATGATCGTTCTCCAGGCAGGCGTTTCATTTAAGAGTTTGGCGCTTATCCTGTGGTTCAGCCAATTCCCACTGCCACCGCACGAACGGTTTGGCTATAGTTTGCACGCCGACCACGGCCCCACCCGCACAAGGTGCTCCGGTATGACCCGATTGACCTCACTGAACCCTTGGCTGGCGGCCGTTGCCGTCGCCCTTTGCGTGCAGTTTCCGGCGCAGGCCCAGGAACGTTTCACCGTCAGCATTCCCGGTGTGACGGACAACCGCCTGTTCACTTCGGCGGCGGCCAGCGATGCAGCTGGCTGTGGCGGCAAGAACCAGTCTCCGGCCCTGAGCTGGACCGCTGGACCTGCGGGCACCCAGAGCTACGCCATCGTCATGCACGATCCGGATGGCCAGAAAGGCTTGGGTTCCGATCACTGGGTTCACTACGGCATCAAACCGGCGACCCGCCAGATTCCGGCCGGTGTCGGCGCCAAATCCGCCCTCGAAGGCGTGGGTGGCAGCAATAGCAAAGGCACCACCGGCTACATCGGTCCTTGCCCGCCGGTCGGCGATAGCTCCCACCATTACATCATCCAGCTCTACGCCCTCGACCTTGCTCCGGACGCCTTGCCCGCCGGCCTGACCCGCGCGCAGCTGCTGGAAAAAATCAAAGGCCATGTGCTGAAAAACAGCAGCGTGGTGCGGCGATATCACCGCTGAAGTTTTTTTCGGCGGGGTTAACCCGAACCGGTGGGGCTACCCGTCTCAGAGGATGAATGGATCAATTTCCTCCTGAGGTCAGCTCCCATGTCTCTCCCTCTGCATATCCTCCGCCCGGCCGCCCAGGGTTTCGCCGCCGGGTTGCTGCTGGCCGTTGCCGGTTGCGGTGTTTCGTCCAAACCTGATTCCGCTGCCGTTCCGGTTGTGGTTTCGCCTCCCGCACAAGGTGCGCTGGTGCGCAGTGAGGCGGTCATGGCCGATGTGACCATGGCCAAGCGCAGCGTACGTCCGGCTCCCATGGCGAGTTTTGCACCTGAGTCTTTGCCGCCGGGTTATCAGGATGAGCAGCGTGAGCAATATCAAGCGCTGGCGGATAACCCCATTCACAGCGTGGCCGAAGCGCCAGTCTCCACCTTCAGCGCCGACGTCGACACGGGCGCCTATGCCAACGTTCGCCGCCTGCTCAATCAAGGTCGCCTGCCACCCGAGGGCGCGGTGCGGTTGGAGGAGATGGTCAATTACTTCCCCTACGATTACGCCTTGCCCACCGATGGCTCGCCGTTTGGCGTGACCACTGAACTGGCGCCGTCACCGTGGAACCCGCATACGCGCTTGCTGCGCATCGGCATCAAGGCGTCGGACCGCGCAGTGGCAGAATTGGCCCCGGCAAACCTGGTGTTTCTGGTGGACGTGTCCGGTTCGATGGACCGGCGCGAGGGGTTACCGTTGGTCAAAAGCACCCTGAAATTGTTGGTCGATCAATTGCGCGAGCAGGATCGGGTGTCATTGGTGGTCTACGCCGGCGACTCGCGTGTGGTGCTCGAACCCACTTCCGGACGGGAAAAAGCGAAAATTCGCACAGCCATCGATCAATTGACTGCGGGCGGCTCCACCGCCGGGGCGTCGGGCATCGAGCTGGCCTATCAAATGGCGCAGCAAGCCTTTATCCCCAAAGGCATCAACCGCATCCTGCTGGCCACCGACGGCGACTTCAACGTCGGCATCAGCGACTTCGACAGCCTCAAGCAAATGGCTGTGGATAAACGCAAGACTGGCGTTTCCCTGACCACCCTGGGGTTTGGTGTAGATAACTACAATGAACACCTGATGGAACAACTGGCCGACGCCGGCGATGGCAACTACGCCTACATCGACAATCTGCGTGAGGCGCGCAAGGTGCTGGTGGATCAGCTCGGCTCGACCCTCGCGGTCGTGGCAAAAAACGTGAAGCTGCAAGTGGAGTTCAACCCGGCGCAGGTCAGCGAGTACCGGTTGTTGGGATATGAGAATCGTGCATTGAAGCGTGAGGATTTCAGCAACGACAAGGTCGATGCCGGTGAAATCGGCGCAGGGCATACGGTCACGGCGTTGTACGAAATTGTGCCGAAGGGTGAGAAGGGGTGGTTGGAGCCGTTGCGGTATGGCAAGTCCGATTCGGTTGTTTCCGGGATGAACGGAGAATTGGCGATGCTGCGTGTGCGTTATCAGCTGTCCGAAGGTGGGAAAAGTCGCTTGATCGAACGTCCGATTGCAGGTGGTTCGGAAGGTAAGGCCAGTGACGACCTGCGATTTGCCGCGGCTGTGGCGGCGTTTTCCCAGCAGCTCAAGGATGGCCGTTACACCGGTGATTTCAGCCTGAAGGACACCGAAGCACTGGCTCGCGGTGCGCGAGGCGATGATCGCTTTGGTCTGCGTGCAGAGTTCGTGCAATTGGTGGAGCTGGCGCAAAGCCTGCGGACCACGACCGCCGCCAACAGTGAGCCGCTTAAAGGAGGCTACAACTGACATGTCTGCTCCCGAATCGAGCGACGAATCACTGCTGGCCCGCTATCGCTCAGGCGACGGGCCAGCGTTCGAGATTCTGTACGCCCGTCACCGGCAAGGTCTTTACCGGTTCCTCCTCGGTCTGAGCGGCAAATCCGAACTGGCCGAGGAGGTTTACCAGGAAACCTGGCTGAGCCTGATCCGCAGCACCAGTCAGCCACAAGGCCGGGCGAATTTTCGTACGTGGCTCTACCAGATTGCCCGCAATCGCCTGATCGATCACTGGCGCAAACACGGAATCCACAACCCCTTGCACGATAGCTATGACGAACAGACCCACGCCCTGGCTGATGACGCCGCCGATCCCGAACAACTGCTGAGTCTGAGCCGCGATAGCCAGCGCCTCGAAGTTGCCCTGCAAACCCTGCCCACCGACCAGCGCGAAGTATTCCTGCTGCGCGCCCACGGCGATCTCGACCTGCCGCAGATCGCCACCCTCACCGAAACACCGCTGGAGACCGTCAAAAGCCGCTTGCGCTACGCCCAGCAAAAACTGCGTCGGCTGCTGGCCGAGGAGGTACTGACATGACTGACGCCCGCAAACCACCAGAAGACGAAGTGCTTCAGCATTTCCGCGAGCATTCGACTGGCGAACCACCGGTCCATCTTGATGCCTTCATTCTGGGCGCCGCACATCGTGAAGTCCCTGTGCCGAAACCGAACCTGTGGCAACGCTGGGTTCAGGCTTGCCAGAGACCACGTTGGCAAGTGGCCTTTGCCAGCCTCGTCGGCGTTGCATTGATGCTGGCGCTGGTGCAACGAACTCCAGAACAGCCCGCGAGTTACGACTTCGTGCCCAAAGCGTCCGCACCGGTCGCCAAAAAAGAGGCCGCACAGGCCCCGTCGTCGGTTGCGCGCTCGCTGGCAGCCCCGACCCCGGTCGCACCAATGGCAGATTTTGCGGCACCTGCGCAGAGCGAATCGATCAATGCCGAAATGGCCGATGAAGCAAAAGTCAGCAAGCGCGCAGCCGCCCCAGCGAAAACCCTGGATGAGCAATTGCTTGAAGTGGTTCGCCTGCAGAACGCCGGTCAGACACACGCGGCGGATGACTTGATGGCGACATTGCACAAACGCTTTCCCAAGGAAAACCTCAACGCCCGACTCAAGGAATTGAAGAAAAACTGAAGAGAACGATGTTCCGCGATTTGGCATCAACACCCGAAAGCGCGCACTATCGGCCTATAGCCGATGCGTTGGAGGATGCCGTGGCAAAAAAAATCGACCGCATCGCCCAAATGCTCAACTGCCCGGAAAAGGGCGAAGAACTGCGGCGAGCAGTGACTGAGAGTCGTAAGGAGTTTCTTCTGGCGAAGCAGGCAGAAGAAGCTCTGGAGGAGGACGTCCTTGATGAAGAAGAGTTCGAGGACGACGATGACTACGACGAGTTTGACTGGACGACAGAATGAAAAAACCGCTTCGGCGGCTTTTTTGTGCGCTTGGGCTCCCGACCGGGAGCCAAGAGACAATTTACAACTTGCGTCTTTCCAGTCTCATCAAAAGCGCTAGCAATACTCCCCACAAGTAGAAAGTCATGAGTCCTGGGTGCGGCTGACGCATACCCACTTTAAACATGTTGTCTGCGAACAGCAGAAACAAAACAACACCTGCGATACCTAAAGTTTTCGATGATATAAATATCCTGGGGAAGTTGCGAATCACTGAATACACCGTAAATCCGGCGAGACCCAACAAAGGAATAATAGCGAGCACGCCGAAATTATAAATAAAATCCACATAATAATTATGCGCGCTTGGATAGCTGCCTCTGTCTGGTGGCTCAAGGTGTCCGAGAAGGATGGAGCTCGAGTTCTGAACGATTTCTTCCATGTAAAACGTTAAGTACATCGCGCGCTCTGTCAGATTTCGTGGAGTACTAAATACTACCTCGTCAGCTTTCGGTGAAGCTTCCGATGGGGTTTCAAATATTACCTCATCGGTGTTGCTTCTAACCTCATCAATTTCCTGTGAAACTTTCGATGGCGTATAGTCACCAAGCTTTTCTTTTAAAGCCTCTGAATCATTTGATGCGAGGGAGCACGCCAGTATAAGAATAGTCAGTAGCGTTGCGACGGAAGCATAAAGACCTTTTTTACGCAGTAAAATTGTACGACCGGAAAAACATACCATCCCTGAAATCAAAAAAACAATGGCAAGGATAGACAGGGAAAAGGAAACATAGGCACCCATCAACCCGGCCAGTATCGATAGCAACAGCCGATAGGAATGAAATTCCCATAACGTAAAAATAGCCACCAAAAATGCCCCGACGAAGATTACCGGGATGTATTGCAGATGTTGATAAGCGCTAAATAAAAACAGGGATGGCGAAAGGATATTCAGACCAGACGCTAATGTGGATATCAGCTGAGCGGGAACGGCTAGCACGAGAATCAGAGTGAAAGCCTTGGCCATAATGTTCATAGCGCCAGGTCTGACGCCATACTGTTGTCCAAGGACGAGGGCGCACATCGGCAGGACGTACTGCGCCAACAGTATGAGTTTTGATTTTTTTATGCTCCCGTGGTCTACGGCAAGCAATGCGGTGGCCGCTAACATACCCAAGCACGTGAGGAGAAGTACGGCCAGGGTTAATCGTGCTTTTGTCAGTCCACCCAAAAGCACTATCCCGACAAAACTCATAATGGTTGACAACGGTATTGGTAATAAAGCCAACTCGCCGCCACTGTTGAAATAAAATGAAGTGTCGTGGAATACGCCATTCGATATTTGGAAAAAGAGCGGCAAGATCAGGAAGGATGCAATGGCAAATAAAATGATTTTTCTTTTTTGGTGAGTTTTATCACCATCGCCATAGAACAGTCTGTTAACGGAGTACTTATAATTAACCAGAGAAAAGCCAGAGCGCCACGTCATCAGTGTCATCCACCTTGAAATTGTACAGTCATGCGAAGAAGACATGGCTGCGGGGGATTCAAAAACCATTAAACATAGAGAATCATCCGAATAAACAATTCGGATACGCAGAAATTCTTAAATTTATTGGTGAGTAGTGATGTCGAGTCGGATCCGATAATCTACAGGTCAACGGTTTTCAGCTGCTGCAGAGTGTTATTACAGGCATCGAAATTCCATGGTTAGGAAACCATGTGCCTGTTCTAAGACATGATGGTCTAATGCCCTGAAAGCGCGAATAGCTCGTGATCTGGCTGTATTCAATGCGGTCTTAATTGTTTGTGTCTATATAAGTTCACTCAGCACAGACAACTCAACATAACTCGCATTCAAAATGCCTCACTGAATGGCGATATTCAATACCGCAACCAAAAACAGGAATGTTCCTACAGCTCACGTATCGCGAGATGTCATCCTTTTGCGGTTGTTTTGCTTCGACGGTCGATTGACGTGCTCGTCAATTGTTGGTGTTGATGGGCTGAAAAGCCGTTTTTCGTCTGCTGGCCGCACAAAAGCAAACGCCCCGAACAAGTCGGGGCGTTTGATTGAAGCTTTTCAGCGTGTTCGCACACAACCTGCCTCAGCGGAGTGCTTCGCAGATTGTTTGAGACAGGCAGAAACAAGTAGATGGTGCACCAGGCGGGATTCGAACCCACGACCCCTGCCTTCGGAGGGCAGTACTCTATCCAGCTGAGCTACTGGTGCAAGCGGGCGCCATGATACTCATATGCACTGCGGGCGTCCATGCTGCTGAATCAACAGCGCTTTTCCAAAGCGTAACCTGCGTTTGCTACGTTGATCAGAAAATTTGGGCAAATGCGGCGTTTTCGTTCTTTTTTTCGAACAGCCTATTGTCCTTTACCCCCTTTGATCCTAGGATTCGTTTGAGATTTCAAACGCTCTTGTCTGGGTGCTGAACCGCACGAGTTCATTCCGTGCGCTATTTATGTGCTTCAGCCCGGTGAATGATTTCCCTGACGGCAGCCTATAAGGCGCCTTTCTACAATCATAATTTGCTCCGCGCGTGCCGCGGTGCTGTTAAGGAAAGCCGACATGCAGCTTAAAGACACCCAGTTGTTCCGCCAGCAAGCCTTCATCGATGGCGCTTGGGTCGATGCGGACAATGGTCAGACGATCAAGGTCAACAACCCGGCAACGGGCGAAATTCTGGGCACCGTGCCGAAAATGGGCGCTGCCGAAACCCGCCGTGCGATCGAAGCCGCTGACAAGGCGCTGCCGGCCTGGCGTGCACTGACCGCCAAGGACCGCGCGAACAAGCTGCGTCGCTGGTTCGAGCTGATCATCGAGAACCAGGACGACCTGGCTCGTCTGATGACTATGGAACAGGGCAAGCCACTGGCCGAAGCCAAGGGCGAAATCGTTTACGCCGCTTCCTTTATCGAGTGGTTCGCCGAAGAAGCCAAACGCATCTACGGTGACGTGATTCCGGGCCACCAGCCAGACAAGCGCCTGATCGTGATCAAGCAGCCAATCGGCGTGACCGCTGCAATCACCCCGTGGAACTTCCCGGCTGCGATGATCACCCGTAAAGCCGGCCCGGCCCTGGCCGCCGGTTGCACCATGGTGCTCAAGCCTGCTTCGCAAACGCCGTTCTCGGCATTCGCTCTGGCTGAACTGGCCCAGCGTGCCGGCATTCCTGCTGGCGTGTTCAGCGTTGTGTCCGGCAGCGCCGGCGACATCGGCAGCGAGCTGACCAGCAACCCGATCGTGCGCAAATTGTCCTTCACCGGCTCGACCGAAATCGGTCGTCAGCTGATGGCCGAATGCGCCAAGGACATCAAGAAAGTGTCCCTGGAACTGGGCGGCAACGCGCCGTTCATCGTGTTCGACGACGCGGACCTGGATAAGGCCGTCGAAGGCGCGATCATTTCCAAATACCGCAACAACGGCCAGACCTGCGTCTGCGCCAACCGTCTGTACATTCAGGATTCGGTCTACGACGCATTCGCCGAGAAGCTGAAAGTGGCGGTGTCCAAACTCAAGATCGGCAACGGTCTGGAAGACGGCACCACCACCGGTCCGCTGATCGACGAAAAAGCCGTGGCCAAGGTTCAAGAGCACATTGCTGACGCCGTTTCCAAAGGCGCCACCGTGCTGTCCGGCGGCAAGAGCATGGAAGGCAACTTCTTCGAGCCGACCATCCTGACCAACGTGCCGAACAACGCAGCCGTGGCCAAGGAAGAAACCTTCGGTCCATTGGCGCCGCTGTTCCGTTTCAAAGACGAAGCCGAAGTGATCGCGATGTCGAACGACACCGAGTTCGGTCTGGCCTCGTACTTCTATGCTCGCGACCTGGGCCGTGTGTTCCGTGTGGCGGAAGCCCTGGAATACGGTATGGTCGGCGTCAACACCGGGTTGATCTCCAACGAAGTCGCGCCGTTCGGCGGCATCAAGGCGTCGGGCCTGGGCCGTGAAGGCTCCAAGTACGGCATCGAAGATTACCTGGAAATCAAATACCTCTGCCTGGGCATCTAATCAGCCCGGCTAGGCATTGCTATAAGCGGAAAGGGCACGAGAGCGCTGACCCTTTTTGCGTTACAAACGGAAATTTCTCTGTGGCCTGGAGCGCTGTGGCAGTCGATCATCGAATGCTGCCGCAGTCATCTCCCGCCGCATTTTCCTTGAACCACGCCGCCCGATGAGCGGTGAATGAGGACTTTATGAGCAAGACTAACGCATCCCTGATGAAACGCCGCGAAGCCGCTGTACCACGCGGTGTTGGCCAGATTCACCCGATCTTCGCCGAGTCCGCGAAGAACGCTACCGTGACCGACGTTGAAGGTCGCGAGTTCATCGACTTCGCCGGCGGTATCGCTGTGCTGAACACCGGTCACGTGCACCCGAAAATCATCGCCGCGGTGACCGAGCAGCTGAACAAGCTGACCCACACTTGCTTCCAGGTACTGGCTTACGAGCCGTACGTAGAAGTGTGCGAAAAAATCAACGCCAAGGTCCCAGGTGATTTCGCCAAGAAAACCCTGCTGGTCACCACCGGTTCCGAAGCTGTAGAAAACGCCGTGAAAATTGCGCGTGCCGCCACTGGCCGCGCTGGCGTGATCGCCTTCACCGGCGCTTACCACGGTCGCACCATGATGACCCTGGGCCTGACCGGTAAAGTCGTGCCTTACTCGGCCGGCATGGGCCTGATGCCAGGCGGCATCTTCCGCGCGCTGTACCCGAACGAACTGCACGGCGTGAGCATCGACGATTCGATCGCCAGCATCGAACGCATCTTCAAGAACGACGCCGAGCCGCGTGATATCGCTGCCATTATCATCGAGCCGGTTCAGGGCGAAGGTGGTTTCTACGTCGCGCCTAAAGAGTTCATGAAGCGCCTGCGTGCTCTGTGCGACCAGCACGGCATCCTGCTGATTGCTGACGAAGTGCAAACCGGCGCTGGCCGTACCGGCACTTTCTTCGCCATGGAACAGATGGGCGTTGCTGCCGACCTGACCACCTTCGCCAAATCCATCGCTGGCGGCTTCCCGCTGGCCGGTGTGTGCGGCAAGGCCGAATACATGGACGCCATTGCTCCAGGCGGCCTGGGCGGCACCTACGCCGGTAGCCCGATCGCTTGCGCCGCGGCCCTGGCCGTGATGGAAGTGTTCGAAGAAGAGCACCTGCTGGATCGCTGCAAGGCTGTCGGCGAGCGTCTGGTTACTGGCCTGAAAGCCATCCAGGCCAAGTACCCGGTGATCGGCGAAGTCCGTGCCCTGGGCGCGATGATCGCGGTCGAGCTGTTCGTTGATGGCGACAGCCACAAGCCGAACGCTCCAGCGGTAGCCGCCGTTGTGGCCAAGGCTCGCGACAAGGGCTTGATCCTGCTGTCCTGCGGCACCTACGGCAACGTTCTGCGCGTCCTGGTACCGCTGACCTCGCCGGACGAGCAACTGGACAAAGGCCTGGCGATCATCGAAGAGTGCTTCTCGGAGCTCTGATCGATTTGTGAGCTGATCGACAAAAAACCCGCTTCGGCGGGTTTTTTTACGCCACCTGAAACACAACGCACTGTATCGAATGGCCAGCATTGACTAAGGTGCATGCATTGCCGAGGGAGTGTGCAAATGACTGCTGTGGTTTTACCCGCCGTACCACGTGTGCTGATCGCCGAGGCTGACCCTTGGTCCCGCGACCTGCTCAAGCAGGTGCTGTTAAATGTGCGTTGTGATGCACGTCTCGACCTGTGTGCCGATGGTCAGCAGGCGCTGGAGTTGCTGGCGGAAAATCCTTATGACCTGGTGATCGTCGACTGGGAGTTGCCCGGTGTCGATGGCTTGAATGTCCTGCGCAGTGTCCGCCAGCGCAAACGCAATCCGCCGCTGCCTTTTATTCTGATGAGCAGCCGCAACGACAGTGCCAGTGTGCGCGAAGCGTTGCCCTTGGCGCCTGCGGCGTATCTGACCAAACCCCTGAACATGGAAAGCCTGACTCACCGTCTGCAGGATCTGTTGCTGAACGCCGGTGAAGAGGTGTCTTGTGAAGTGCCGACGTTGGCGCCCGGCATGACCTTGTCGGGGTACCTAGAGCGTCGTCGTGAGTTTGCCGACGGTGCGCCGCTGATGACCGACGTGCAACTGGCGGTCAAACGTAGCCTTAATCCCAACGGCCTTGACCTGAAACTCCTGGAAGAAGAAGTCCGCATTGATCCACAGATCACCGCAGTCCTGATTGCCGCCGCCAACAGCGCGGCCCAGCATCATGGCGTCGCCGTACAAACCCTGTCCCAGGCGTTGCATCGATTGGGCACCGGGCAGAGCATGAACCTGATTCTGGGGTTGGCGCTCAAGCGCAGTGCACGGCTCAGCGATCCGTTGTTGGCGGACTATGCCGAGCGCTATTGGGAACTGTCGCTGCACACCGCTGAATATGCCCGGACACTGGCGCGCTTGCTGGATCTGGATCAGGAGCGGTGCTATTGCGCAGGGATGTTGCATCGCCTGGGTGATCTGGCGTTGCTGCTTTGTTTGCAGGAATGGAAACAGGCCGGTGGCGAGCTGGATGAATGGGAGGAGGTGGGTGATGCCCTCGCCGAATTCGGCGCGGCGTACGGTTCCGCGCTGCGCA
This genomic window contains:
- a CDS encoding YdgA family protein, with amino-acid sequence MNKSAGVLLGIVVAIGAISAGGAWFTGTKLEGVLNTSIADANKELQAALVGSNGTASLELVSLERHVFSSTAHYRLKGQGEMFGEAPVELLFVDRIEHGPLPFSRLVSLKWLPVLATSHYELEKTPITEKWFAAAKDKSPLTGVVNIGYDNATNGTLELLPLDVALDAKSHLKFSGLNLDVAANAQAQKVKANGYMDSFTLTTVAEDQTPVKVELSGLTLASNLVKSTYGYYTGENTVELTDSKTTFGAQQSVLGIKKFEMKNQTEESGTSASGRADYKIGEVSLNGKSVGSAQMAMSLKNLDIPATMSLMQIYQTKLQPYEKAAAEAAAAGEPAPELVLTPAEEAQVKAGLEKLLAAGPQVALENLSFTTANGESRANLVLDLTKPQSMDLPPDQLTQQLIALLDVNIQVSKPMLVDLLSVQGQIDGQTDAKVIADQAKATADMFGAMAVGTQFAKLDGNNIITKLHYANKQVEFNGQKMTVEEFVGFVMSKLGSAGVVQ
- a CDS encoding FAD-dependent oxidoreductase, which codes for MALHRVARFADVPDNRGLEVRIGDTKIVLLRVGDQLRAYQGECPHAGAPLAEGALCHGRLICPWHKAAYRVEDGALCEPPSLDSLKRYPLEMRDDEVWVDENPLPDAHTPPADDERTFVIIGAGAAGTAGAAALREKGFGGRVLLIDREPEAGYDRTVLSKFVIAGEMPPEEVPPLRDDSFYREQRIDRINGEVASLDANARTVQLKDGQTLSYDAALIATGGTPKSLDLPGADLPQVFLLRSKDQAQKILAAAQPGQRAVIIGDSFIAMESASALREYGLDVTVLARHEVPFAKQFGETVGKAILARHVAHGVVFLTDSEAAQIEGTDKVEAVKLKNGQRLPADLVLVGIGVSPATGPFKDLPMENDHSLKVDGGMGVTEGLWAAGDIATFPLNGQPQRIEHWRLAQQHARIAAANMLGGDEHYLDVPYFWTWHFGKNYDYLGHAETGDEVEFKGDPYHPPFIGLFGKNGVVTAAIACDEERAMAMLAERMKQPLPVDEAWRLIRDV
- a CDS encoding YbhB/YbcL family Raf kinase inhibitor-like protein; amino-acid sequence: MTRLTSLNPWLAAVAVALCVQFPAQAQERFTVSIPGVTDNRLFTSAAASDAAGCGGKNQSPALSWTAGPAGTQSYAIVMHDPDGQKGLGSDHWVHYGIKPATRQIPAGVGAKSALEGVGGSNSKGTTGYIGPCPPVGDSSHHYIIQLYALDLAPDALPAGLTRAQLLEKIKGHVLKNSSVVRRYHR
- a CDS encoding vWA domain-containing protein, with amino-acid sequence MSLPLHILRPAAQGFAAGLLLAVAGCGVSSKPDSAAVPVVVSPPAQGALVRSEAVMADVTMAKRSVRPAPMASFAPESLPPGYQDEQREQYQALADNPIHSVAEAPVSTFSADVDTGAYANVRRLLNQGRLPPEGAVRLEEMVNYFPYDYALPTDGSPFGVTTELAPSPWNPHTRLLRIGIKASDRAVAELAPANLVFLVDVSGSMDRREGLPLVKSTLKLLVDQLREQDRVSLVVYAGDSRVVLEPTSGREKAKIRTAIDQLTAGGSTAGASGIELAYQMAQQAFIPKGINRILLATDGDFNVGISDFDSLKQMAVDKRKTGVSLTTLGFGVDNYNEHLMEQLADAGDGNYAYIDNLREARKVLVDQLGSTLAVVAKNVKLQVEFNPAQVSEYRLLGYENRALKREDFSNDKVDAGEIGAGHTVTALYEIVPKGEKGWLEPLRYGKSDSVVSGMNGELAMLRVRYQLSEGGKSRLIERPIAGGSEGKASDDLRFAAAVAAFSQQLKDGRYTGDFSLKDTEALARGARGDDRFGLRAEFVQLVELAQSLRTTTAANSEPLKGGYN
- a CDS encoding RNA polymerase sigma factor, which produces MSAPESSDESLLARYRSGDGPAFEILYARHRQGLYRFLLGLSGKSELAEEVYQETWLSLIRSTSQPQGRANFRTWLYQIARNRLIDHWRKHGIHNPLHDSYDEQTHALADDAADPEQLLSLSRDSQRLEVALQTLPTDQREVFLLRAHGDLDLPQIATLTETPLETVKSRLRYAQQKLRRLLAEEVLT
- the gabD gene encoding NADP-dependent succinate-semialdehyde dehydrogenase, with the protein product MQLKDTQLFRQQAFIDGAWVDADNGQTIKVNNPATGEILGTVPKMGAAETRRAIEAADKALPAWRALTAKDRANKLRRWFELIIENQDDLARLMTMEQGKPLAEAKGEIVYAASFIEWFAEEAKRIYGDVIPGHQPDKRLIVIKQPIGVTAAITPWNFPAAMITRKAGPALAAGCTMVLKPASQTPFSAFALAELAQRAGIPAGVFSVVSGSAGDIGSELTSNPIVRKLSFTGSTEIGRQLMAECAKDIKKVSLELGGNAPFIVFDDADLDKAVEGAIISKYRNNGQTCVCANRLYIQDSVYDAFAEKLKVAVSKLKIGNGLEDGTTTGPLIDEKAVAKVQEHIADAVSKGATVLSGGKSMEGNFFEPTILTNVPNNAAVAKEETFGPLAPLFRFKDEAEVIAMSNDTEFGLASYFYARDLGRVFRVAEALEYGMVGVNTGLISNEVAPFGGIKASGLGREGSKYGIEDYLEIKYLCLGI